The genomic stretch CCAGCTTCTCCTCCGTCGTATCACCAGGCACTACTCTGTACACCAACGGAAACTCAAAGTTGTTCTCAAACTCATTCTAACGGTTGTTTCAGTTTATTTTGTCGTTCCTGTACGCAATCAGCCCAAACTCTACCGACTGGTTAAAGTAGTGTCGCTGTTTAATCTCACAAAAGTTCGTCacaaagttcttgaactttttcTGGTGGGcacttttctctttgcACCCAATTGGTTCAGCCAATGCAAATTACACATACCCCTACAACTGCACGCTGTTGATACACACGGTTGTTGTTCTATACTACTGTCATATACAACTGCCATAGCTATTGGTTATTTACTAGCAGTGAAAGACTTAGCATTTATCGCTCACTACCTAGGCATAGTAGGTTCAAATAAAGCAGAATTCCACAACTCCAGTCTTACTGACCATTGCTAGACATAGCTATACATCACTAAAGCTGGACACTTGCATGCATTGGTACACTGGCGACTGTCATAAATAATTGATATCCGTAATGTCGTTCGTCATATCTTTCAGCTACGATAAATACAAGTATCTTGATGCTATAAATCTGCCGTCGCCATACAAATCGTTTCAGGATCTGGAATATGGGTCGCCCACTCCGTCCCGTATAGTCAGACTCCAgtacaataataacaacaatatcaaccGATCGGCCGATTCGCTGTACatgctgctgctgcctTTGAGAAGCTCAGCATATAGACATAGAAACCGTACACCTACTCCAGAAGCTGTGAATTCCAACACGAAAAATAGCCCGGGTTCGGGCCCAGGTTCAGGTTCTTCAGCAGGATCAGCAGGACATTCGAGAAATTCATCTTCTGGCTCAAACTATCATAGCCCGGTTTCCGGAGGCTCTAGCATCAATAGTCCAGGCAGTTCAGGACACGGCTCTCTAAAGCTTACATACACATACAATAAGCGGGTTCCAGAAGCTCTTGATCTGATTGGCCAGTACAGCGAAAGATATGTCACCGGTAAGTTCTCTCCTTCTGGACAGACTTCAGTAGTACACAACCAACAACTAGAGCAGGAATGGTATGCGGACGTAACGACTGTAGCAGATAGGCTCCACCTCTTGCGAGAATTGTATCGAGCCACACAATTgatcaaaaagagaaagatcGCTGGCAAGTTTGACGCCGGCAGTTTCCTTCCAGTGGTGGATGTAACTGCAGCTACGAATTCAAATAGCCCATTGCATCTGACACCGTTTGGTCTGGATGACGATGAAACAGAACGACAGTTCAATGCCAATCTGCTGCAgcaggaagaagacgacaGTTCCAGCAATAGCAATACCGACAACTCGTTGCCGCTTGGTCGGAGAACGCCCAGGAAAAGGGTCCAGTTTCTGGTATAGGCTGGTAAAGGGTGGGTAGCGTTTCGTATGCTATGTAGATAAAATGGGCATTCTAGATGGCGAAACAAAATAGGTTAGCTTCGAGTTGTCCACAGGTACAAGGAAACAAAATATTacaacaaaagaaaaggtTTTTAGATTAAACAGCATGTAGAGGAGATCTGACATGAGAATATTAGTACACTCTACTAATATAAATAATAGCATACCAAATATCCTTAGGATAAGGCGAATACACGAATACAATGCTTGAATATCTGGGCAACCACCCAACGCATGCGCAAATTCCAGTAGAATTTCAATAGAAGCTTGCACGTTTTACAATCTTGAGAGACGACTACACTACTGAATTCAAGAAAGGTACATTTAagttcagaagaataaaaaaaaccattttgaaaatcaatCTCATCAGATATGCACCCGCAAGATAATAAATGTATGCTGCACTTGTAAAATACGCAGAACAATTGTAGACATGAAAGGCCCTGAGATCCGGCTCAGTGCAAACGGAACCATAGATTAGGAACCTTGATTCGGACAACATTGTCAGAGAAGTGGAGAAACTACACGCCCCTGCAGTTTCATCTTGGTAAAGATTGTCGGTGGTCTACGATAATACTGTAGACCTGAAATTAGGGTGCAGATAttaattgcaaaattccATAAAGTCGCATATATTTTACTGGAACAAAAGGTACCACCACCACCGGTGCACGTGAGGAACCGATTAGCTGAATACCGTAAGGACGAACAGTAGGCAGAGACTCCAAGTGGTTCCTTCAAAAATACAGTAGGCACGGTGTCTCTTGTTACATCGGTGTAGAGATTTGTCGTTTTTTGGGTTGTGTCATAGAAAGTCGCGATAACGACATTACGTCCATGTCGCCCTGCACACTGTTTCTTCTCATATATCGACAATTAACAGAGATAACTTACAAGTGTAGCTAAAAAGAAGTTATCTTTCAGACGGTATCCTTGCTGCCATTCACCATGAAGCCAGTCGTTTCTACCGGAAATGCGTACTGCTGCACAATTTTGTCATCTTTTGCTATTGTAATCTTGTCTGTGATTGGCTACTTGTTTAAAATTGGCCATGAGTCCATGATGGGATCCATTAACGATCCTGAAGATGGAGAGGCTGTAGCCAAAACCGTTTTCGGAGCAGTCTTTGTTTATTTGggattcttcttgttctgtGGTTTGCAAATCCTTTTGATCAGAAGACAGGACAGAATTCAGTTGTAGTAGTCAATAATCAACTACTTAACAGAATGCTTATTCTCAAATTCTTAATCTCATAATTCATGAATGCAATTATTCACATCCAGATTGATTTACAAAACTTACAACTTTCAATTAGCAAAGCCGGTAGTTCTACAATATTCACTTCATCACACAGCTTTCGGTGTATAACTTTCATATAGAATACATTAAAATATTAGACTTATTGTAGAATGTGGGATATATCGACGAATGTAGTGGAATCTAAAGTTGATATCTTCTGATGGAATTGAGCAAAGGGGGTATTGAGAAGTAAATTCATATTCATACTGAGAATGAATTGAACACCATCATATCAATATATACGCATTGTAGTAGTTTTATGATATACAATTAAACTGTTTTACTTCGTGGAAATATATTCATTGCTATAACTTGGCTACGCTTTCCTTGCCTCCCTTCCAGTGGACGCCACCGCTCCAGTCGCAGAGGTCAAACACCAATTGTCTAagttcttccaattcttcttcggttGCTCCCACATTGCGGGCACCCTTCAAATGGCCCTTCAATTGTGGATTCACGTCCTGTGGAATCAAACATGTGACTACACACATAGATGTTTCCTTGGCCGATAAGATATCGGTGAAACTCAAGAGAGGAGAGTAGACGTTCTGGTATGCAAAGTACCACAAGTCCGGATAGGCGTTGTACATCTGTCTTCTGATCCGGgtgttgattttgtttgTGTAGATGGAGTTCCAGAACTCAGAGCCTCTTgtcaagttcttctggATTTCACGTGTATCAACAGAACTTGGAGAGATCGCTCCATCGATAGTTTCAGTAGCCGGCCAGCCTGGCTCCTTTCTTCCATTGAAATGTGTTCCACTCACATCTTCGCCTACGATTTCCGATGAAGGAAGATGGCCCGGAAGTACAATGGGCTTTCTAGCTGGCAATTCTGAGGGCCTGATGCTGGTGGGCGTTAcgctcttcaagatcataAGAGCATTGATCGCCTTCGGTAACCCAGAAAGGGCAGCTGACTTGAGAATCACTTCTCTGAACTTTGCAGCAATAGCAGATTGCGAATGGTGAATATCCTCAGACTTAGTGAATTTGAACTTCACAGGCAACTTGTTGTAGTATGTAAAGGGAATCATCAAATCTGGCAATTTGACTCCCACGGCATCGAAGTCTTTAAACCTCTCTGAAGACGAAATTGAATCCTGGGCtaatttcaacaaatacGTGTCTGTCAACAAAGACTTTTCTTGCGAATACTCCAATAACTGCTGTCTCAAAGCAAAGTGGAACACTTTCGGAATCTCCTGGGGTTCGTTGATCACTGTAAGAGCAGCACAGGCTATCAAGTACCACGAATTATGGAGATTTGGATAATTGTAAGCCAACTTGACCAATCTTTCTGCCGTCAAGACCATTTTGAAATATCActagaagaaatcaaagaaaagaagatactGGATGAATAAATCGACGTCTTACGATATCtaccaacttcagaagtCCGAAGTACGAAAGATTTTGTATTGAATCTACCCAACCTTTAAGCGATTGCCAGGTCAAAATGCAAGCCAGATAATGGTATACAATTCTCAATAGATAGCTATCTAGACAATGGTAAGTCTGGATGGTTGAATTGGAATCCTCCCGTTCAAAATGATTCAATAgtgaatctgaaaaaatGCTCACTAAAATGCGGGGGTTGACCTCGGTGAATAATTTTGTTTGAGTGTGAAACATTTTTGTGCATTTCGGATTTACTGTATGTGCTTACTCCCCGGCTATACAAACTGGACTAGGGCCAATCAAAAAATGGGCATGAGACTTGCCTCTGTCTCCCAAGTATAGGTGAATGTAGTTCAGATTGCCTTCTACTAGTAGTTAGTGTTCCTAACCCCGAAATCAAATTACAATTAGCTCCTGGCTATACCCAGTTGCTCTTCTCAACCAGGATGGCTGCGAATTaatttgggtgcaaatatATTAATTCTATCTTTCTATCGTTTTCTCTCTCTAAAATTAACTGTATTATTATTTACTCTGATATATCGGACGGCTATTGCTCCGTAGTCCTCGATCCCGTTCTTATCCAAGCTCGACTAATAACGTCCTTTAGCTTTTTTCCTTGTTGAGTTGTCCAAGGACTCATTCCCCAAAAGTGCTCAATGTTAAACGTTGGAGCTATACGACTATTAAATTGATGGAATGGAATCTCATGTGCTGCAGAAACATTCTTGGGCAATGCATCTTTGAGATATCTGCGTGCCATTTCTCTTATGTTCTTATTCTCTGAGATCAATGCATCTACTTTAGCATTGGCATCATCTATCACATCTTGAACCAGTGGTTTATTAGAAATATAAGCCAACTGGGACCTCTTTTCTGATGGTTCCCACGGTCTCATACTAGAATCTACTGGTACCCATCGGTTGGCGGTTCTCCAGACTTCAGACCCAACCATTTCTGTGATTCTCAGAACAGCTCTTTTGAATGCAAACTTCTCATCGTCACCTGTGAAAGCTCTCAAGTTCTTAAAATCGACAtcctcttcattctttttcGAATTGTCTCCCACGATTGcgtttttcaagtttttggCAAACTCATTGAAATTCTCCATACTCTCCTGGTCATACGAAGCAACGTTTGGACGATAAGGACTAGAAGCAGCAATGGCGGTCTTCGCAAACATCTCTTCCTCTTGCACTTCTAGTCTATTACTGTCTATTGAATCAATAATGttctccaacttttccCTAATCTCTGGCTTGAGGTTATCCAGGGCATCCGGGAAGAATAGATAATCTACTTCCACTTCACTTCTCATGAAGAACTGGCACTTGGCTTCATAGATGGCATCCAAGAAAGTAATAAACCTTCTTGcttcatttttcatcttggtAGTCATAATCGGAACGTTGTCTAAGATCACTGTCTTGTATCTTGAAGCTAGTGTTATGTAGT from Scheffersomyces stipitis CBS 6054 chromosome 2, complete sequence encodes the following:
- a CDS encoding predicted protein is translated as MSFVISFSYDKYKYLDAINSPSPYKSFQDSEYGSPTPSRIVRLQYNNNNNINRSADSSYMSSSPLRSSAYRHRNRTPTPEAVNSNTKNSPGSGPGSGSSAGSAGHSRNSSSGSNYHSPVSGGSSINSPGSSGHGSLKLTYTYNKRVPEALDSIGQYSERYVTGKFSPSGQTSVVHNQQLEQEWYADVTTVADRLHLLRELYRATQLIKKRKIAGKFDAGSFLPVVDVTAATNSNSPLHSTPFGSDDDETERQFNANSSQQEEDDSSSNSNTDNSLPLGRRTPRKRVQFSV
- a CDS encoding predicted protein gives rise to the protein MKPVVSTGNAYCCTILSSFAIVILSVIGYLFKIGHESMMGSINDPEDGEAVAKTVFGAVFVYLGFFLFCGLQILLIRRQDRIQL
- a CDS encoding predicted protein, whose translation is MVLTAERLVKLAYNYPNLHNSWYLIACAALTVINEPQEIPKVFHFALRQQLLEYSQEKSLLTDTYLLKLAQDSISSSERFKDFDAVGVKLPDLMIPFTYYNKLPVKFKFTKSEDIHHSQSAIAAKFREVILKSAALSGLPKAINALMILKSVTPTSIRPSELPARKPIVLPGHLPSSEIVGEDVSGTHFNGRKEPGWPATETIDGAISPSSVDTREIQKNLTRGSEFWNSIYTNKINTRIRRQMYNAYPDLWYFAYQNVYSPLLSFTDILSAKETSMCVVTCLIPQDVNPQLKGHLKGARNVGATEEELEELRQLVFDLCDWSGGVHWKGGKESVAKL